The window TGGATAGCTTTTGAGTCGCAAACCAAATGGAATATAACGTTACAGATAAAAAGTTCAGAATTACACCATTTCATGTGTACAACGTCCAAAGCCCCGCGTAACTATCCTGGGTGTTTCTAAAAAGGTTTTTGGATCATTTGTCGTCATGTTTTTTCAGAGCCCCCGTACGACACaacgaggatgaggaagtgaatcGTTGGTTGGTGTACGTTTCTCATAAACAAGTGAAACACACACCCAatacacacctaatacacacctaatacacaccCAATGCTCACCCGGCACACAATACCCCCCTAGTACACACCCAatacacacctaatacacacccaaatacacaccaaatacacacccaaatacacaccTAATAcgcacctaatacacacacaatacacacaacacacacaatacacacccaGTACACACCCGGTACACACCCGGTGCTCGactgatacacacacaatacacacccaGTACACACCCGGTGCTCGACTCATAcacacccaatacacacacaattcacacccaatacacacacaatacacacccaATACACACCAAATACACATCCAATACATATCCAATACACATGCACCTGTTTCTAATGAACCTGTTTCTAATGAACCTGTTTCTAATGAACCTGTTTCTAATGAACCTGTTTCTAATGAACCTGTTTCTAATGAACCTGTGTGTAatggtgtagctggtgcagaggagtcaggcgcaggacagcacaGATGAGTAACACAAGTAACTTTACTCAAATATTCCAAATAACATGTCGTAATACcgagcccacaataacggaccgAACATACataacacaatcacacacaaaaaccacggggaaaacagagggttacaTAATGAACATTGGGGATTGGAACTGAAACCAGGTGGGAACTGAAACCAGGTGGGAACTGAAACCAGGTGGGAACTGACACCAGGTGGGAACTGACACCAGGTGGGAACTGACACCAGGTGGGAACTGAAACCAGGTGGGAACTGACACCAGGTGGGAACTGACACCAGGTGGGAACTGAAACCAGGTGGGAACTGACACCAGGTGggaaacaccaggtgggaacTGAAACCAGGAACTGAAACCAGGTGGGAACTGAAACCAGGTGGGAACTGAAACCAGGTGGGAACTGACACCAGGTGGGAACTGAAACCAGGTGGGAACTGAAACCAGGTGGGAACTGAAACCAGGTGGGAACTGAAACCAGGTGGGaactgaaaccaggtgtgtaaaacaaagacaaaacaaaatgaaaatgaaaagtggatcggcgatggctagaaggccggtgacgtcgaccgccgaacgccgcccgaacaaggagagggacttcggcggaagtcgtgacaatctgTTTCTAATGAATCTGTTTCTAATGAACCTGTTTTTTGTTTATCAGTCATGTGCTCACGAGTTTGAGATATGACATCCTGTGCCATAAAGCAAGGCTCTGTATAAACCATGTGGAACGGCTGTTTGGCTGCTGCGCCACAGGGCTTCCTATCAGAATAATACACGTGTTTATCAGACTCCAGATAAAATCCTGTTATTGTTTCCTATTGAGCTTGGTCTTTCCCAGGGCCCGACTCCCGGCCACAGCTCTTAACACAGAGTAATGGGCTGTCAGTCGTTAGGCTGggcagtggggagggagggagtgatccTACCGTACAGCACTTTGCTCTATGTACGTAGTTCCACTGAACAGAGGCGTGGTTCTGGATGAAAATATCCCATGGCAGGAGAAGATTGATGAGTTTGTCGAGGATCTTATTTTGATTCCAAATAACCAAGAATAGGACACATCGATAGTTAGTATTTCCcatgaatatacactgctcaaaaaaaataaagggaacacttaaacaacacaatgtaactccaagtcaatcacacttctgtgaaatcaaactgtccacttaggaagcaacactgattgacaatacatttcacatgctgttgtgcaaatggaatagacaacaggtggaaattataggcaattagcaagacacccccaataaaggagtggttctgcagggggtgaccacagaccacttctcagttcctatgcttcctggctgatgttttggtcacttttgaatgctggcggtgctttcactctagtggtagcatgagatggagtctacaacccacacaagtggctcaggtagtgcagctcatccaggatggcacatcaatgcgagctgtggcaacaaGGTTTGCTGtatctgtcagtgtagtgtccagagcatggaggcgctaccaggagacaggccagtacatcaggagatgtggagggggGAGGccacaacccagcagcaggaccgctacctccgcctttgtgcaaggaggagcaggaggagcactgccagagccctgcaaaatgacctccagcaggccacaaatgtgcatgtgtctgctcaaacggtcagaaacagactccatgagggtggtatgagggcccgacgtccacaggtgggggttgtgcttacagcccaacaccgtgcaggacgtttggcatttgccagagaacaccaagattggcaaattcgccactggtgccctttgctcttcacagatgaaagcaggttcacactgagcacatgacagagtctggagatgccgtggagaacgttctgctgcctgcaacatcctccagcatgaccggtttggcgatgggtcagtcatggtgtggggtggcatttctttggggggcaggACAgcactccatgtgctcgccagaggtagcctgactgccattaggtaccgagatgagatcctcagaccccttgtgagaccatatgctggcgcggttggccctgggttcctcctaatgcaagacaatgacctcatgtggctggagtgtgtcagcagttcctgcaagaggaaggcattgatgctatggaccggcctgcccgttccccagacctgaatccaattgagcacatctgggacatcatgtctcgctccatccaccaacactagttgcaccacagactgtccaggagttggcggatgctttagtccaggtctgggaggagatccctcaggagaccatccgccacctcatcaggagcatgcccaggcgttgtagggaggtcatacaggcacgtgaaggccacacacactactgagcctcattttgacttgttttaaggacattacatcaatgttggatcagcctgtagtgtggttttccactttaattttgagtgactccaaatccagacctccatgggttgataaatttgatttccattgataatttttgtgtgattttgttgtcagcacattcaactatgtcaagaaaaaagtatttaataaaaatatttcattcattcagatctaggatgtgttattttagtgttccctttatttttttgagcagtgtatttagttGTAGAGGTTTTAATAGAAGAGAAGATATATGGGGGGAAAaaatcatgtctgtctgtctgtctttctccgtccgtccgtccgtccgtccgtccgtctgtctgtctgtctctctctctcccaatccctccctccctccctccctctccctctccctccctctccctctctttccctccgtctcatctctatccctgtctgtctgtctgtctgtcttcctctctctccctctctctgtcctttctccatctctccctccctccctccctccctccctccctccctccctccctccctccctccctccctccctccctccctccctccctccctccctccctccctccctccctccctccctccctccctccctgtctgtctgtctgtctgtctgtctgtctgtctgtctgtctgtctttctctctctctccctctctctgtctctttctctcatctctatcccaatttccctccctgtctccctgtctccctgtctctctgtctctttctctcatctctatcccaatttccctctctccctctctgtctgtctgtctgtctgtctgtctctatctctctatcccaatttctgtccatctctctgtctatctccatctttctctccattcTTCTGTCCAGGCCAGCGTCCAGCAGCCATCGTGTCCCCCATCGCGGGCACCACCAGGGACATTGTGGAAACCTCTCTGGACATTGGGGGCTTCCCTGTCCTCCTGAGTGACACCGCAGGGCTCAGAGACTCCTCAGACagcgtggagagagagggggtccgTAGAGCCCGCCAGAGGTAGGTGCTTATCAATCAATATCAACATGTATACACCACACCACATACTGTATATGGTACAAAGCATTATGGTCCAAATACATGTTCCATTTCAACTAGTTGAATATCTTTGTTTTGCAGTTCACCTAAAATGAATACACTAATTCTTATCATCAGGACTAGGCTATGGAAAGACCTTAAACAATACCCAATGGAGAATTATTGGGAGTCTCTTCCTGTGAATTGTGACTTCTGTACAGAACAAAGTCTAGTGTTGTCTACATTGTATGGGCAATATGAACAAAATGAACAAGATACTTGAAAACAAAAAGGAAGAAATAATTCAAGGCTCCTTATGGTGTATTTTGGCTTCAGCTCCAGTTCCTCAGTGTAAAGAGAATGTATGGATATAAATACCAGACGTAAACACACTCAGGAGGTGGGAGGATGTGCCACTATACACATTAATATTTACCATACAGAgggtgaggcacacacacacacacacacacacacacacacacacacacacacacacacacacacacacacacacacacacacacacacacacacatatacacacacacacacacacacacacacacacacacacacacacacacacatatacacacacacacacacacacacacacacatatacacacacacacacacacatacacacacacacacacacacacacacacacacacatatgcacacacacatacacgcacacacgcacacacgcacacacacacacacacacactcacacacacatattcacacacacacacacacgcacgcacacacacacacacacacgcacagtgacAGAGTCAAATACATACATACTGGAGCACTGACGGCTGCCTCCATTGTTTACACCAGTGTAGaatagcagcagcataaatgTATATACTCCtccctgaatacacacacacacacacacaccctccacagacTTGGCCAGACtgacgagagggagaggggagagagaggggagagttggCCCGGTAGGAAGTGCAGGCAGTTCTTGTGCTTAAAGGTACTTTCTGTATGTCTGTCAGGGGATCCAGGGCTCATGACCTGGGGTGGGGGGCAGGAAGGAGGTAGTCAGAATAAGCATCctgctgcttctgctgctgctaGTCCCTGGGGGCAGGGGAGAGTCCCTGGGGAGGGGGGGTCCCCACAGAGATACAGTTAATTATGTGACTGTCTCTAGACTCCCTACCTATGCTTTTTTGTTTCAACAAAAATGGACAATAAAAATGGACAATGCTACGCAATTCTATTCTAATCTGGGGGATTATGAAGTGGGACTGCAGTGGATAGCAACACATTTACAGACTCCTGACCAGTTCTGCTATTTAGTGTTTTTTTTACACTGAtcttaaaaaatgattttttttacaCAATGTCTCCGCCATCATTTCCTATGACCTTCTGGAGATCAGAACAGTGATCACTAACCTCCATGTGAATGTCAGTTTGTACTTCAACGAGTCGGCAGCTCTGGACGTTCTGCTAACTCTGGACGTTCTGTTGACTCTGGACATTCTGTTGACTCTGGACGTTCTGCTGACTCTGGACGTTCTGCTGACTCTGGACGTTCTGTTGACTCTGGACGTTCTGCTAACTCTGGACGTTCTGCTGACTCTGGACGTTCTGCTAACTCTGGACGTTCTGTTGACTCTGGACGTTCTGTTGACTCTGGACGTTCTGCTAACTCTGGACGTTCTGTTGACTCTGGACGTTCTGTTGACTCTGGACGTTCTGCTGACTCTGGACGTTCTGTTGACTCTGGACGTTCTGTTGACTCTGGACGTTCTGTTGACTCTGGACGTTCTGTTGACTCTGGACGTTCTGTTGACTCTGGACGTTCTGTTGACTCTGGACGTTCTGCTGACTCTGGACGTTCTGCTGACTCTGGACGTTCTGCTGACTCTGGACGTTCTGCTGACTCTGGACGTTCTGCTGACTCTGGACGTTCTGCTGACTCTGGACGTTCTGCTGACTCTGGACGTTCTGCTGACTCTGGACGTTCTGCTAACTCTGGACGTTCTGCTAACTCTGGACGTTCTGTTTACTCTGGACGTTCTGTTGACTCTGGACCAGACCCTAATCCCGGGGACTCAAAAGAGGAAGTGACGGCGCAAAAGAGGCAGAGGAGCCGGCATCATGACGAGACTACATTGGCGTGCAAATAAACCGCCTGTTGCCGAACGTACGGTCACTAGAGAATAAACTGGACAAGCTCTGTTTGATattatcctatcaacgggacctaAAGATCTGTAATATTCTATGTTTCATGGggtcgtggctgaacaaggacatggataatatacatcttGTTGGCTTTTCCATGTCAAGACCGgtcagcagcctctggtaagctGAGAAGGGGAGGAGTGTCTCttaaaacaacagctggtgcgtgatctctaatgttaaggaagtctcaagtttttgctcgcctgagttagaatagCTTATGATAAGCTGCAGGCCATACTATTTACTATTTTTCTTagttgtctatttaccaccacaatccGATGCTGGCACTACAAGCTGTATAGGGCCAAAAGCAAACACACTTCTTgtggccggtgattttaatgcagggaaactgaaattcCTTTCActtcatttttaccagcatgttacctgtgcaactagaggccaAAACACTCTTTatcacctttactccatacacagaaatgcatacaaggcTTTCCCTCGCCCTCCAATCTGACCATAACcctatcctgattcctgcttacaagcaaaaactcaaacaggaagtaccagtgacacgctCAATTCAGATGTTGTCCGCTGAAGCGGATGCTAAGATACAGGACTGTTTCCCTACCCCAGACTGGAATAAGTCTGGGAGCTTCAACatctaaatggaagcaagtccccgcagcaatgttcctacatctagtggaaagccttcccagaagagtggaggctgttataatatctagtggaaagccttcccagaagagtggaggctgttatagcagcaatgttcctacatctagtggaaagccttcccagaagagtggaggctgttataatatctagtggaaagccttcccagaagagtggaggctgttatagcagcaatgttcctacatctagtggaaagccttcccagaagagtggaggctgttataatatctagtggaaagccttcccagaagactggaggctgttatagcagcaatgttcctacatctagtggaaagccttcccagaagagtggaggctgttatagcagcaatgttcctacatctagtggaaagccttcccagaagagtggaggctgttataatatctagtggaaagccttcccagaagagtggaggctgttatagcagcaatgttctaatatctagtggaaagccttcccagaagagtggaggctgttacagcagcaatgttctaatatctagtggaaagccttcccagaagagtggaggctgttactgcagcatattaatgcccatgattttggaataagatgtttgatgagcaggtaaccacatacttttgttcatgtagtgtatatgtacatatctacctcaaataccttgtaccctgtgtatatacccttacacattgactcggtgctggtaccccatgtatatagccaagttattgttactcatcaCGTATTTATTATTCGTGTTATATTCTTATATAttagatgtgtaccttgtcagctcggggatgtgaacttgcaaccttactagtccaacgctctaaccactaggctacgctgccgccccaaatgaaggaggattaattgtcagagtagaggaccttgtgcatttcaggtaaaataacaacccaatgtttatatcccaggtcTAATTAGCTAGAAACAGTAAGCTAGCCAGCTAAATTGCcatgaatgtttaatgctttttgatcTGTCCCCAagttaatatagttggttcagagttcgttttgatatgtcaacctgcgtgtcctgatcgcgtctggtgtgtgtggacaaaatcaacatgtgcaCGATGTCGCACGTGGATGCACGCCTTCGCGCGcccggtctagtcagcatgttagtctacacttgttgtttacgaagcatgtgacaaataacattttatttgattgcgTATTTTCCCTTCAGGGTGGAGCAGGCTGATCTGACCCTAGTAGTGGTGGACTCCACCCAGCTACCCCCAGACCCTCAGCTAGTAGCAGCCTTCCTCCAGGAGCACCTCAGCACTGTGCTGCCCAGCCCTGAGGCCGGCATGACGGCTGCCTCAGACAGGGTCCTGCTGGTGCTCAACAAGAGTGATCTGGTACctgaggagcagagggaaagaacagagggagagctgagagagagaccgggtctcCCTCCTGCATGTTTTCTGTCCTGCTCTACCAGTACAGGCCTGGAGGATTTCCTCACTGTGCTGCAGAGCAGGGTCAAGACTCTGTAAGTATAGAGTACAGTTCTGTGTTAATGTTACTGTATGCTTCTAcgtaggtttaaaaaaaaaaaatgtttttcctgtATATCAGGTATTCACCATGGGCGGAATCCTAACTCTGATTGATAGATTCATTGTGCAATTCATTCGAAAGCAAACTTAGGTAACACTTTGATATCGCAAGTAAGTTAGGATTGGTCCCTAAGCTTTTGATAATATCATGCATGACTTGTCATAACATGAGTCATAACACCCTGTGCTTACCCTACAGTAGGAGTTTCATTGTGTCGTACAGCCCGCCGTATCCTGTGGATATGAGAAATAAACTCTGATTAGATTTGATACATCCTGAGTCTTTGAAGAAAGTAACGCTGATAGCATCTCCCAGACTGAAGATCAAACACCCCATTATTTTGAAACATTTGGCAGCGCCGGCCGGCtcacctacatacagtacatcagttatAACACATCTGCTCCATCCAGGTGTGGTGACCCTCTGAGTGGAGCTCCCAGTCTGACCCAGGCCCGTCACAGAGCCCACCTCCAGCAGAGTGTCCAGGCCCTGAaccagtaccaccagtacagagACCAAGACCTGGCCCTGGCCGCAGAGGGGGTCCGCCTCGCCCTCACCCACCTGGGACGCATTACAGGACGGGTCGGAGCCGAGGAGATCCTGGACATCATATTCAGAGACTTCTGTATAGGGAAATAAATGGTTGAACGTGGATACATCTCATGCAGAAAGGACACTCTCACACTAGATCACGTGACAGGGTGGAACACTAACACAGACTTTAAGTGTAGTTATTCTAGCAATATACCAAAACGTAAGTAGTGTATTTCATTGTTTGTCCTGATCATTTGAACTGGTGGATCTCAACTCTAGCCAGACTGAAGAAGTGTAAACATCTTAGCAGATCATCTGTGACTCTCTACTGAGTCACTGTTTGAGTCATCATCGCTCTGTCTTCTGTGGGAAATAAATGGTTAGGTATGCGATCATCTCTGTGTTAAGTGGGTAATAAATGGTTAGGTAGGCGATCATCTCTGTGTTAAGTGGGAAATAAACGGTTTGGTAGGCGATCATCTCTGTGTTAAGTGGGAAATAAACGGTTTGGTAGGCGATCATCTCTGTGTTAAGTGGGTAATAAATGGTTAGGTATGCGATCATCTCTGTGTTAAGTGGGAAATAAACGGTTTGGTAGGCGATCATCTCTGTGTTAAGTGGGTAATAAATGGTTAGGTATGCGATCATCTCTGTGTTAAGTGGGAAATAAACGGTTTGGTAGGCGATCATCTCTGTGTTAAGTGGGAAATAAATGGTTTGGTAGGCGATCATCTCTGTGTTAAGTGGGAAATAAATGGTTTGGTAGGCGATCATCTCTGTGTTAAGTGGGAAATAAATGGTTTGGTAGGCGATCATCTCTGTGTTAAGTGGGAAATAAACGGTTTTGGTAGGCGATCATCTATGTGTTCTGTGGGAAAAGGACGGTTTGGTAGGCGATGATCTATGTGTTCTGTGGGAAAAAGACGGTTTGGTAGGCGATCATCTATGTGTTCTGTGGGAAAAGGACGGTTTGGTAGGCGATGATCTATGTGTTCTGTGGGAAAAAGACGGTTTGGTAGGCGGTCAGCTATGTGTTCGTTGTGAAAAAGAAGGTTTGGTAGCGATCATCTCTGTTCTGTGGGAAAAAGATGGTTTGGTAGGCGGCCAGCTATGTGTTCGTTGTGAAAAAGAAGGTTTGGTAGCGATCATCTCTGTTCTATGGGAAAGAGACAGTTTGGTAGGCGATCATCTCTGTTCTATGGGAAAGAGACAGTTTGGTAGGCGATCATCTCTGTTCTATGGGAAAGAGACAGTTTGGCAGGCGATCATCTCTGTTCTATGGGAAAGAGACAGTTTGGTAGGCGATCATCTCTGTTCTATGGGAAAGAGACAGTTTGGTAGGCGATCATCTCTGTTCTATGGGAAAGAGACAGTTTGGTAGGCGATCATCTCTGTTCTATGGGAAAGAGACAGTTTGGTAGGCGATCATCTCTGCGCcctttgttccctctctccatctggcCTTGATTAAATATTTATGTTTCTTCGCTGAACTCCTCACCCCTCTTCCCCAGTTTATTCCTTCtcacccaggtctctgtcacaTAGGCAGTGCTCggccgtacacacacacacagtctctctctcacaccgtCTCTCTGTCACATTGTTTACTGCGGGTGTTGAAGTAGAGGGCTGCGGGTCCTGACAGAGATCATTGTGGCGCAGTCTGTATTGTTCATGCTGCGGTTAGGAGCGGACGGTCAAACCAGACCTCTTTGggatgtaactcaatattaggaaggtgtccttaatgctttgtacactccGTGAATGTGTGGTCCCAATGCAATAGAGTAGACTGCCTATGCTGGGGTAGGAGAAGAATGGGGCAGATATCTTTCCAAGGAAATGTACTTCCTAAATATGATTAGGCTATAGTTTACTATATTGCCTAAAAATAATTATCGATCACCCATATTTGTCTCTGTCTGAAAATCGTCCCACTCCTGAAAGGTAGGCTATAAAACGTTGCTCAAGAGAAAGTGCAAACGTCTCCAACTCAGTAAACTACATCTACTCTCTTGGCTGATTCGTGAGAATCTCTGGTAATTTAAACTATTTCTTAGGTTATTTTGGTGGATTTTTGATATTGCCTATAGGGCTCAAAATTGCTGGACCATGGCTGACAAGTGCGTTGCGTCCTCACAGACGCCTAAATGAACGTTGCGGGAGTTCGATATGAAAAGCTGCGGGAGTGGGATGAATAAATCAGTGGCGCGCAGACCTCTATATTGAAATGCCTTTCTGTTTGGCATCTACTCAGGTCTTGATGAATTCTCCAGCAGTTAGGGGATGTGTTTGACCCAGCTGTATAACACTGCTGAATCAATAGAGCACAATGGACAACACAGtaagtaacaaaacaaaatacaagTTATTGGAATTAAGGAAGTCTACATCTATGGGTGGCAATGAGCCGACATCTTGATAATGGGCCTGTTGATATGTTATTATCATTAACCTTGGAAATCCTGGAAGAGGCTGCTTTGTTTTTCCTTGGAAACTGGATTGTTGGTACCTGGAATTCTCTGATCTTCTGAGAAACAATGTTCCTGATAAGTGTT is drawn from Oncorhynchus tshawytscha isolate Ot180627B linkage group LG05, Otsh_v2.0, whole genome shotgun sequence and contains these coding sequences:
- the gtpbp3 gene encoding tRNA modification GTPase GTPBP3, mitochondrial isoform X4 translates to MVLRNMAGLTQALPPPRTALLRRITDPQSKELLDRGLVLWFKGPHSFTGEDSAEFHIHGGPAVITAVLQALGSLEGVRPAEAGEFTRRAFHAGKLGLTEVEGLGDLIHAETEAQRRQALRQMDGELGRLYQDWSYRLKRCLAHVEAFIDFSEDELIEDGVLNQVDSSVRQLETEIERHLKDERRGERLRTGVQVVIAGATNAGKSSLLNTLCQRPAAIVSPIAGTTRDIVETSLDIGGFPVLLSDTAGLRDSSDSVEREGVRRARQRVEQADLTLVVVDSTQLPPDPQLVAAFLQEHLSTVLPSPEAGMTAASDRVLLVLNKSDLVPEEQRERTEGELRERPGLPPACFLSCSTSTGLEDFLTVLQSRVKTLCGDPLSGAPSLTQARHRAHLQQSVQALNQYHQYRDQDLALAAEGVRLALTHLGRITGRVGAEEILDIIFRDFCIGK